A genome region from Streptomyces xanthophaeus includes the following:
- a CDS encoding MDR family MFS transporter, which translates to MTNTGHDSPEGRKAARPSVVQTLRGIPGPIWLVLVGMLINRLGNFLQIYLVLYLTDKGFSTSAAAFALGAYGVGSVVGVLAGGSISDRVGYAWTIVGSMALAGLLTLSLVYLDSLPVVITVAAVIGIAAQAYRPASSALLVEATPEEHHVMVFAVYRMAFNLGTTAGPLLGALLISYSYDLMFYIDAVTSVGFALFALVLVRTGTTPGPGARDPQADGASYLAVLRDRRYLLFLLALFLNAVVYIQHTSALPLQLKADGHGPTFYSTLLSLNAAMVICLELLFTKYVQHLPGRFAVALGVGLVGVGMNLYVAGPGMAMFVIATVVWTVGEMIGTPTASAWPGKVAPAHLRGRYIAASAFPMQIGYAVGPVIGIAAWQASAASVWWLCGALTALAVVVTLIGMAEPPADRRQRTADAEPAAAPTPAETP; encoded by the coding sequence GGATCCCGGGGCCGATCTGGCTGGTCCTGGTCGGCATGCTGATCAACCGGCTGGGCAATTTCCTCCAGATCTACCTGGTGCTCTACCTCACCGACAAGGGCTTCAGCACGTCCGCGGCCGCCTTCGCCCTCGGCGCGTACGGGGTGGGCTCGGTCGTCGGCGTCCTGGCGGGCGGCTCGATCTCCGACCGGGTCGGCTACGCGTGGACCATCGTCGGATCGATGGCCCTCGCCGGCCTGCTCACCCTCAGCCTGGTCTACCTCGACAGCCTGCCCGTGGTGATCACGGTGGCCGCCGTGATCGGCATCGCGGCCCAGGCCTACCGGCCCGCCTCCTCGGCGCTGCTGGTGGAGGCCACCCCCGAGGAACACCACGTGATGGTGTTCGCGGTCTACCGCATGGCGTTCAACCTCGGCACCACCGCGGGCCCCCTGCTCGGCGCCCTGCTCATCAGCTACTCGTACGACCTGATGTTCTACATCGATGCGGTGACCTCGGTCGGCTTCGCCCTCTTCGCCCTGGTCCTGGTCCGCACGGGCACGACCCCCGGTCCCGGCGCCCGGGATCCGCAGGCCGACGGCGCGTCGTACCTGGCCGTACTCCGCGACCGGCGCTACCTGCTGTTCCTGCTGGCGCTGTTCCTCAACGCCGTCGTCTACATCCAGCACACCTCCGCGCTGCCGCTCCAGCTCAAGGCGGACGGCCACGGGCCGACCTTCTACTCCACCCTGCTCTCGCTGAACGCGGCCATGGTCATCTGCCTGGAACTGCTGTTCACCAAGTACGTGCAGCACCTCCCGGGACGGTTCGCCGTCGCGCTGGGCGTCGGCCTGGTCGGCGTCGGCATGAACCTGTACGTGGCCGGTCCCGGCATGGCCATGTTCGTGATCGCGACGGTGGTGTGGACGGTCGGCGAGATGATCGGCACCCCGACCGCCTCCGCCTGGCCCGGCAAGGTCGCCCCCGCGCACCTGCGGGGCCGCTACATCGCGGCCTCCGCCTTCCCGATGCAGATCGGCTACGCGGTGGGCCCGGTCATCGGCATCGCGGCCTGGCAGGCCTCGGCCGCCTCCGTGTGGTGGCTGTGCGGAGCACTGACCGCCCTCGCCGTCGTCGTCACCCTGATCGGCATGGCCGAACCCCCCGCCGACCGCCGGCAGCGGACCGCGGACGCCGAGCCGGCCGCCGCGCCGACGCCCGCCGAAACCCCCTGA
- a CDS encoding alpha/beta hydrolase, with protein sequence MAYADGIENFVKTVDGALPPDFYTYPVERQRALYDGLTEVLPIPVPEGVSHRDASVTHGGRTARIRIYEPARRTGDAVLFYIRGGGFVIGSLHSHHSLVAELADRTGLVAIALDFGMAPENPHPGPLEDCYAGLCGTLADLPGLGLDGIDPEGAVLCGESSGANMAVVLSMIARDRGGPRLRGQAVISPVLDFTRWRHGGEDAPLLSGGEMEFYTACYCPEPGQADLPYVSPLLTGTFHDLPPAYVVGCEMDSLRVDAEKYTARLRQNGTPVTYVMEEGMVHAPVRARRISEPAGAFFARYCDAVAALAAGEAAGRDER encoded by the coding sequence ATGGCCTACGCAGACGGCATCGAGAATTTCGTGAAGACGGTCGACGGCGCCCTGCCGCCGGACTTCTACACCTACCCCGTCGAACGACAGCGCGCCCTGTACGACGGGCTGACCGAGGTCCTCCCGATCCCCGTGCCCGAGGGCGTCAGCCACCGGGACGCGAGCGTCACCCACGGCGGCCGGACCGCCCGGATCCGCATCTACGAGCCGGCCCGGCGCACCGGCGACGCCGTGCTGTTCTACATACGCGGCGGCGGCTTCGTCATCGGCTCCCTCCACAGCCACCACAGCCTGGTCGCCGAACTCGCCGACCGCACCGGTCTGGTGGCGATCGCCCTCGACTTCGGCATGGCCCCGGAGAACCCGCACCCCGGCCCGCTGGAGGACTGTTACGCCGGACTGTGCGGCACGCTGGCCGACCTGCCCGGGCTCGGGCTCGACGGCATCGACCCCGAGGGCGCGGTGCTCTGCGGAGAGAGCTCCGGGGCCAACATGGCCGTCGTCCTCTCGATGATCGCCCGCGACCGGGGCGGCCCCCGGCTGCGCGGCCAGGCGGTGATCAGCCCGGTGCTCGACTTCACCCGGTGGCGGCACGGCGGCGAGGACGCGCCCCTGCTCTCCGGCGGGGAGATGGAGTTCTACACCGCGTGCTACTGCCCGGAGCCCGGACAGGCGGACCTCCCGTACGTCTCGCCGCTGCTCACCGGCACCTTCCACGACCTGCCGCCCGCCTACGTCGTGGGCTGCGAGATGGACTCGCTGCGCGTGGACGCCGAGAAGTACACCGCCCGGCTGCGGCAGAACGGCACGCCGGTGACGTACGTGATGGAGGAGGGGATGGTGCACGCCCCGGTGCGCGCCCGCCGGATCAGCGAGCCGGCCGGGGCGTTCTTCGCGCGCTACTGCGACGCCGTGGCCGCCCTGGCGGCCGGAGAGGCGGCCGGCCGTGACGAGCGCTGA